The following are encoded in a window of Astyanax mexicanus isolate ESR-SI-001 chromosome 6, AstMex3_surface, whole genome shotgun sequence genomic DNA:
- the esco1 gene encoding N-acetyltransferase ESCO1, whose product MLGPKRKMPAQAEPQVKKKKVDQSPAASDKHGQTSQTTTKRSLRAGVSQRKGSAQSSKTSKAHLKDEKEKQPRRSSRLKIAPKKLTGRKKRKASNASAAPKELGSKGGSKASEIPGEKVCQSEPVLKKGSRKYAGRAKKGKCSSPSSETVSTVSAAVDPVRTEHNYGRPPDIQSEETTMPEKNSVVDIIDVTDQDPLRASGAKTLSKIPLNEHKELPPDPIEKITVTLDAKVSVMRKSPPPLQALFKVIQETSFNGKDVSDEVEVVNTCSVQDASVQDTTVQDTTVQDTTVQDTTVQDTAQDTELSAASEGSLTSETFLNLDDIEIEHCVVEIETVEEVVGGNLGASSENCNALPSQDLQQLQDLQEALALKETSKAVVCKESTSTPSLPQDGAKDSSTPGSVAQASAEPPKKQAMNPQARTKARLAALAEERAAAAKRQPPKQLNLLALCEEIADDIASDAPAKTATPTITTTAATTAALASEEDAVERVEKVVVEGEEEEKKNKKSAQSQSEEITQSKSDEVEDAPVPTVSSDLPSTATHAEETSEPKVQENTPKKRFFLSQVSVPLKTQEKKKLSRFQRLRQVELQRDKLTWTRVKKLKSDQANQELANDSTQSVLPDSSSASITPVQQHPPPQTPPPPPPPPAAPQIVPPAPETLPKMSLRERKRVLPAVAPPMPNGITSPKPKPAVEYKPYNPRPKYSPDDFELDEPEETPSAPAASKQEIRTARPVSHSEDPSKTSAKHAGALTPTVVPTGGNLKPSSQPQAQANKTPSENSQPKNSGSCDTGSEAEPQKETKRDEKSEKTGSTGEEQTSTEKSPSTFGAVTCNVCGMLYSPSATEDETQHLLFHNQFISAVRYVGWKKERILGEYPDGKIILVLPEDPKYALKKVEEIREMVDNDLGFQQVQTNVPSQTKTFLFISNDKKVAGCLIAEHIQEGYRVIEEAVPEGSEGEKVMFERQRAWCCSTVPEPAVCGISRIWVFSMMRRRGIASRMIECLRNNFIYGSHLSKDEIAFSDPTPDGKLFATHYCGTSQFLVYNFVSGTRPT is encoded by the exons ATGCTCGGTCCCAAAAGAAAGATGCCAGCTCAAGCTGAACCTCAAGTGAAGAAGAAAAAGGTGGATCAGAGTCCGGCAGCGTCCGATAAACACGGTCAAACATCTCAGACGACGACCAAGAGGTCCTTGAGGGCTGGAGTCTCGCAGAGGAAAGGTTCAGCTCAGTCCAGCAAGACGTCTAAAGCTCATCTGAAGGACGAGAAGGAAAAGCAGCCGCGTCGCTCCTCCAGGCTGAAGATAGCCCCTAAAAAACTGACTGGTAGGAAAAAGCGGAAGGCATCGAATGCATCTGCTGCACCAAAAGAGCTGGGCTCTAAAGGTGGGAGTAAAGCTTCAGAGATACCTGGAGAGAAAGTGTGTCAGAGTGAGCCTGTTCTGAAAAAAGGAAGTAGGAAGTACGCTGGAAGAGCAAAGAAAGGTAAATGCTCATCTCCCTCGTCTGAAACCGTTAGCACGGTGTCGGCAGCTGTGGATCCTGTGCGAACGGAGCACAACTACGGTAGACCTCCTGATATACAAAGCGAAGAGACGACGATGCCGGAGAAAAACAGCGTGGTGGACATCATCGACGTCACAGACCAAGACCCTCTCCGAGCCTCTGGTGCTAAAACGCTGAGCAAGATACCGCTTAATGAGCATAAAGAACTCCCGCCTGATCCTATCGAGAAAATCACTGTAACTTTAGATGCTAAGGTGAGTGTGATGAGAAAGTCCCCGCCACCTCTGCAAGCCCTTTTTAAAGTTATTCAGGAGACCAGCTTCAATGGTAAAGATGTGTCCGACGAGGTCGAGGTGGTTAATACGTGTTCTGTACAGGATGCTTCTGTACAGGATACTACTGTACAGGATACTACTGTACAGGATACTACTGTACAGGATACTACTGTACAGGATACTGCCCAAGATACAGAACTGTCTGCTGCTTCCGAAGGATCTCTGACCTCAGAAACCTTTCTGAATCTGGACGATATTGAGATTGAACACTGCGTGGTTGAGATTGAAACTGTGGAGGAAGTAGTTGGCGGGAACCTTGGTGCCTCATCAGAGAATTGCAATGCGCTGCCTTCGCAGGACTTGCAGCAGTTGCAGGATTTGCAGGAGGCATTAGCTCTAAAAGAAACCAGCAAAGCTGTCGTGTGCAAAGAGAGCACCTCGACTCCATCTCTGCCACAGGATGGCGCTAAGGACTCCTCCACACCGGGTTCTGTTGCACAGGCCAGCGCTGAACCTCCAAAGAAGCAAGCGATGAATCCTCAGGCCAGAACCAAGGCCCGATTAGCAGCTCTGGCTGAGGAGAGAGCAGCTGCTGCTAAGAGGCAGCCCCCCAAGCAGCTCAACCTCTTAGCTCTGTGTGAGGAAATTGCAGATGATATCGCATCGGATGCACCAGCAAAAACTGCAACACCTACAATAACtacaacagcagcaacaacagcagcattAGCTTCAGAAGAAGATGCAGTAGAAAGAGTAGAAAAAGTAGTagtagaaggagaagaagaagaaaagaagaacaagaaaagtgCTCAATCTCAATCTGAAGAGATCACCCAAAGCAAAAGTGATGAAGTGGAGGATGCACCAGTTCCCACTGTTTCCAGTGACCTGCCTTCCACTGCAACCCACGCCGAGGAAACATCCGAGCCTAAGGTGCAAGAAAACACACCCAAGAAGCGCTTCTTCCTCAGCCAGGTGTCCGTTCCTCTCAAAACCCAGGAGAAGAAGAAGCTGTCGCGTTTCCAGAGACTCAGGCAGGTGGAGCTGCAGAGGGACAAGCTGACGTGGACGCGTGTGAAGAAGCTCAAGTCTGATCAGGCCAATCAGGAGCTTGCAAACGATTCCACGCAGTCTGTGTTGCCCGACTCGTCGTCTGCATCCATCACCCCTGTCCAACAACATCCACCTCCTcaaactcctcctcctccaccgccGCCTCCTGCTGCTCCACAGATTGTACCTCCAGCTCCAGAGACTCTGCCCAAAATGAGTTTACGAGAACGCAAGAGAGTTCTGCCCGCTGTGGCACCGCCCATGCCCAACGGCATTACCAGCCCCAAGCCCAAACCTGCTGTAGAATATAAACCGTACAACCCCAGACCAAAGTACTCGCCCGACGATTTCGAACTGGACGAACCGGAGGAAACGCCGAGCGCGCCGGCTGCTTCCAAACAGGAG ATCAGAACGGCGCGTCCCGTATCTCATTCTGAAGATCCCTCTAAAACTTCAGCAAAGCATGCAGGAGCTTTAACCCCTACAG TTGTTCCTACAGGAGGAAACCTGAAACCCTCAAGTCAACCCCAAGCACAAGCGAATAAAACACCATCAGAAAATTCACAACCTAAAAACAG TGGTAGCTGTGACACTGGGTCGGAGGCAGAGCCTCAGAAAGAGACGAAAAGAGACGAAAAAAGTGAAAAGACAGGAAGTACAGGAGAAGAACAAACCAGCACG gAGAAAAGCCCGAGTACGTTCGGAGCCGTGACCTGTAACGTGTGCGGGATGCTGTACTCTCCTTCAGCCACAGAGGATGAGACCCAGCACCTGCTCTTCCACAACCAGTTCATCAGTGCTGTCAGATACGTG ggctggaAGAAGGAGAGGATTTTAGGGGAGTATCCTGACGGCAAGATTATACTTGTTCTCCCGGAAGACCCGAAGTACGCACTGAAAAAG GTGGAGGAGATTAGAGAGATGGTGGATAATGACCTGGGCTTCCAGCAAGTACAGACTAATGTCCCCTCCCAGACCAAAACTTTCCTCTTCATTTCTAATGATAAGAAGGTGGCTGGGTGTCTCATTGCTGAGCACATTCAGGAG GGCTACAGGGTAATAGAGGAGGCGGTGCCGGAGGGCTCAGAGGGGGAGAAGGTGATGTTCGAGCGGCAGAGAGCCTGGTGCTGCTCCACCGTTCCAGAACCTGCAGTCTGCGGGATCAGTCGCATCTGGGTCTTCAGTATGATGAGACGGAGAGGCATCGCCTCACGAATGATAGAGTGCCTCAG GAATAATTTTATCTACGGGTCGCACCTGAGCAAAGATGAGATTGCTTTCTCCGACCCCACGCCCGACGGCAAGCTGTTCGCCACTCATTACTGCGGCACCTCGCAGTTCCTGGTCTATAACTTCGTCAGTGGGACGCGCCCGACCTGA